DNA from Chaetodon trifascialis isolate fChaTrf1 chromosome 14, fChaTrf1.hap1, whole genome shotgun sequence:
ACTTCACGAAGGCctatgatcttttgtttttgtcccgcccacttaaaatcaaaccgtgattggtcaattttcccatcactctccaaaccaaaacacatagcTTGGCCTTCCCCTGGATTCATGAAGTCCTAACCAATTAATGAGCCAGCTAACCGGGCTTTGATAGAGATGGAAGATTCTGATTGGATAATATGTTTCAGGACAGTAACCCTTTCATTGCTGATGTGAACTTGACAGTAAACTTCACTTTAGAACATAGAttagagaaaatgtattaatgtattgtattaaattaaattagatagattatatataataatttaatacttATATTTTTTGGTCCAGATTTTTTTAAGGCCTTCTCTGAAGGCCTAGAAGGCCCTGAAGGTTCCCCCCTGCTATAATCTGGTATAATGTGTTCCTCCAAGTCTGCAGTCTAAATGATCACGCGCCTTAGATATAAATCTCACTTTTTATATTTTGCCTTTAGGTGTGTGATCACGAGGGAGCATATCAGCAAGCCGACAAAAGCAGCCAAGGTGATTACAGCCACCGTCAGGTTCCTGGCAGCAGTGTTAGCATCCTGAACCTGGACGAGGTACTGGACCACAGTCTTCCGGTACACTTTAGtcttcactgtttccactgtctCACAGGTGTAAAGGCCAGAATCAGAGTATGAGGGTCTGATGATGAGGCCCTGGCTGAGTATGATGTGTTGGGGACCAGGAAGGAGGATGCTGTCCCACAAGCGCCAGCTTATTGGGAGGTTTGTCTCAGGGGAACATGGGAGGAACTGAGCTATCCTGATGGTGAGATGGATGATGGCAGGCTTCTCTTTCACTGGGGAAGAAATCAAGCACAAGCACGTTCAGACTGCTCgaatttcatttcagagtttctGTCAGTATATACAAAAATTCAATGTTATGTCAGGAGGCAGGTCATATGAATCATGGTAATGACTACTAGAATATGTGAATGTTTAACTTACACTTGGAGATCGGGCACATCCTGATGTCTCCATCAGTCAAACTCTGAATCCTTCAAGAGGAGAAATACCTCTTTCAGCATGAAGCTCATGCCACACAATTACTCATAAGAAAAACATGGAACTGAACAATGGCTTACATGGACTCAAGAAATGCACCAGCAACAGATGAGCATTGGCCTCTGATCTTGTCCCAGCCACAGTACGGGTCTCTGGCAAGAAGGCAGTCATCACATGATGTGTAGCGGCTGCAGTCCCTGACATTAACTTGAACAACAACGTTATTGGTGCCACTGTACAGCTGGCCCTACAGAAACAGTTTACAACAGAGTTTAGAGCTTGCCATCAAGTAGGACATTAAACTCAAGTGAGGGGATTGGGATATTTGACCATATTGGTTGTGAATTTGGGAAACAGTAGTGACTTTAGTCTTACTGTTTTGGAGGCGAGCTGGAGAAAGCTGACAGGCTGAGGAGcttgaaacagctgcagctcctcgaTGATGCGGCCATCCTCGCCATCGAACATCACTGCCTTCTGCAGCCAGCCCGAGTCTGAGGGAGACGTTCATCTGTCAACACACCTCATGCGTGATTTATGTAATTAGTGTCAATGCATATCTGGTCACATACCTGTGCCAATTAGCATAACCTGATGACTTCGTCCATCCAGTGATGTGACTTGGTCGACAACAATTTTGGAAAATCGAGTCCCCGTGCAGACCAGCAGAGGCTTACCAGTCATCGGTGTGACTACCCCCTCCATCAGCGGGTGGTTCTTTACGAACAGCAGATTTTTGTCTGAGAAGTCAAGAGAGGTCATCACACCTTTGGCCCGCAGTTCATCGTTAATGCACTACACAGAACAAGAGCATAGCAGATGACATCTGACGTGAATGACAGCTAACTGTCATCTAAATGCTTCTTTTAATCAATACAATGACTCCTAATAATAATGTGCTCTTTAAATTGTTCTTGCTTGATACTTGCCGAACCAGGGTGAGGAAATGGCTCCTCTCCTGTGTATGTTTCCCAGCTCCGAGTGTCCCTCTCAGTCAAAAACCTCCCGCTGAACACCTTGCTGATGTCTGAAAGCTGATATGCGCAGACAGCAGACTGGCTGCAAGCATCTGAGGAGTCCCTGTGACGGATGATGCAGAATGTTTCTTGTTAACTTCTATTGCTACTCAATCAATAACTTCTTTACCCCTTCTGTTCTCATACTCATCAGCTACAGTACATACATTCCAAAGCAATGAGGCACTTACTGTGGACAGATGCAACTTACAAGTGGGTGGTGAATGTGGCATAGAAGATGCTACGCCTATTTTGGTCTCTCAGAAGGAAAACGTCCTGAATTAGGGATGGTGAGGCAGCATCACCAAGTGGACAGTCCAAACGGGCCTTCAAGAAAGAAGTCCACTTTCTCTGCAGGGTCCTTTTGCCCCCCAAGTCACTCTAACACAGCACACATATTGAGtaacattagcttagcttacacTTACTGTGCAGCTAGAGTCTGATAAGCTTATGTATCAGATGATCTTAGAGACAGACCTTACACACACGGGCGATCCTTGACACCTGGATGTTGTCATGACATTCCTCTACAGCATTCTCGGTGAAGAACAGGAAGATGTTGTCGTCCTCGCCGTCCTCACTGTTTCTGCTTGCTTCAACGAGGCTCATGGCAGTGATGGACGGCTCTGAAACCAAGCCATTCAGAAGATAGTTTGATGATTCATGAAACAGTTCACTGCACCTTATGTATCTGAGAGCATCTTACCGTTGAACCAGGAGCGTTTCATTTCAGCCTTGAGAGGGTTC
Protein-coding regions in this window:
- the LOC139342437 gene encoding semaphorin-4E-like; translation: MKRPPVVLFYFLLIMNRGLAANNKPRRTVSFPDMNLKQFKESGFGGLSSLMIRHDIGQLVVGARGKVLTLALDDITKKTSEAKWTVSSADKVLCQMKGKDTQECDNFIRTLHTTEDGKMLVCGTNAFSPACDYMTFTNGKASLDGKKQMGRGKVPFDPYQRFASLMDGNTLYSAVSSNFLGTELVFQRHGLNPLKAEMKRSWFNEPSITAMSLVEASRNSEDGEDDNIFLFFTENAVEECHDNIQVSRIARVCKSDLGGKRTLQRKWTSFLKARLDCPLGDAASPSLIQDVFLLRDQNRRSIFYATFTTHLDSSDACSQSAVCAYQLSDISKVFSGRFLTERDTRSWETYTGEEPFPHPGSCINDELRAKGVMTSLDFSDKNLLFVKNHPLMEGVVTPMTGKPLLVCTGTRFSKIVVDQVTSLDGRSHQVMLIGTDSGWLQKAVMFDGEDGRIIEELQLFQAPQPVSFLQLASKTGQLYSGTNNVVVQVNVRDCSRYTSCDDCLLARDPYCGWDKIRGQCSSVAGAFLESMIQSLTDGDIRMCPISKLKEKPAIIHLTIRIAQFLPCSPETNLPISWRLWDSILLPGPQHIILSQGLIIRPSYSDSGLYTCETVETVKTKVYRKTVVQYLVQVQDANTAARNLTVAVITLAAFVGLLICSLVITHLKAKYKK